CTTGCTTGTTTCCCCGGTACAAAAGGGAGAAACAAATACGGAGAACAACCTAAATAAAATCAAATCCGATAATTAGATACAAAATTTTTAAGATACATTTTTTCTTATCAAAACGAATTTAGAAAGAAGCTGAAACTATGTTTTTCTTTAGAACAATGTACCAACTGTTTTGCTTTATTTTTTTTATTTTCCGAAAATCAGAATATGAAAAAGTGTCTTTTGATAATCTTGTTAAGTTTTTTGAAACTGAAATCACCGAAATATGTAATCAGACAGATATCCCCCAAAAAGAGGTAATAAGATATACGTTTCAACCTATGTGCAACCATATACAGATGATTCGTAACAAGCGACTAGGCACCGAAGCCCATGATCCCCTTTATGCTTTTCGTGAAATTGATTTTTATTTTTGCTTTGCGGATATGTTGTCAAGTTACCATGACTACTGGCAAGATAGAGAATTTTATATCGAGATATTCAATGATCGCCATAAACTTCTCAAAGCCTTATGCGAGCGCGGATATGAAAAAGGATATTTTTCTAAATCTGCGGTGGAAAACTACCTGTCTTTATCAAGTAAGTTTAGCAAATGGAATATCCCCACTCGCGACAGCGACGCATTGAAAACAGCAGCATTGCTCATCTTTTTTCTCTATGTGCTTAAAGCAATTTTTTTGGGGGATTCTGAATAACACAACAACCGACTACCCTATCGTAGTCGGTTTTCTTGAAAGGAGAGAACCATATGCCGAGTAAGATACGCAAACGCGGTAACAGCTATCTGCTGACCGTCACGCATGAGAAGAAAGAATATACTAAGACTGTCCGTGTATCCACTAAGAAAGAAGCGGAAAAGGCATGGGCACTCTTCGCTTCTGAGGTCATCAAAGACAGGCTGTCTGCACGTGCCGAGGGAGATATGACGCTCGATGACTTTTATGCGTACTGGACGAAACATTACGCGGAGATGAATCAAGCTATATCATCGCAGGGATTGAACGAGCGCATATTCCAACGTATCAGCGGCGCACTCGGTCACATGAAGATATCGAAGATAAGACCGCGACACATTCTGTCTTTTGCCAAACAGCTTACTAAGCCTGATGCTTCAAATTACGGCAAGCCACTCTCTACCGCCTACATCAAGAAGCATATGTCCAATCTCCGCACAATGTTCTCCTGTGCTGTTCAGTGGGGATTCATCGACAATAACCCGATGGATAATATCAGATCGCCCAAGGGAGTGACGAAGAAAAAGGTACTCCCAACCGAGGCAGAGCTTGCCGCTTTTTTCTCGGCAGCAGACAATGCTACCACAAAACATAAGCTGTGGATCGCGCTTGCCTTTACACTCGGATTACGCAGAGAAGAGATATTCGGCTTGCAATGGGGGGACATCGACTTTGACCGCCGATCGCTTACTGTAAACCGAGTAGCGGTCTATGTGTCGGGTCGCGGTATATTTGTTAAGGATGCCAAGACGGATAATTCTTACCGCACGATACCGATAAACAATTTTGTCTTAAACCTGCTGTACGCATGGCGTGGCGAAGTGATCGCCGCAGAACAGAACGTGATAAGCATCAATGCACCGATAAGACCTGTTGATTTCCTCTTTCCGAAGGCAGACGGCTCTGTGGGGCATCCTCACGCGATCAACACATTTATGAGTAGATTTTGCAAGAAGAACAATATCCCTACTATCTCTCCTCACGATCTCAGACATATGTACGGAAGCTACCTCATTGCAGGCGGCGTGAATATCGCTACGATCAGTTCACTCCTTGGACACTCGGACAAGTCCTTTACGCTCAAGACATACATCCATGAATTGAAGTCCCTTGAATCTCATACGGCAGACATCATGGACAGCACGATGAGCCAGATGAAAAATATCACAGGCAAATAAAAAAAGCACGTCTTTTTCGACGTGCTTTACTCTTTTTTTGTAGAATTCGGGGACAAACACGGGGACAAACGCTATAGGTGCATTTCCCTTCGATGCCTGCGAACCCTTGATATTACTGGATTTGTTTGGTCGGAACGACAGGATTTGAACCTGCGACCTCTACCACCCCAAATTAACTACAAAACACGCGAAATGTCCGTGAAGCCTTGATTTTACTAGCTTTTTTATTTTTATGTTTATTAAAATTTCCTCTGTTTTTACTTATTTTTTGTCATTTTTGGGGACAAGCAAAGGGACAATTTGTCCCCTGTATAACAAAAGCAACACCACATTTCTGTGATGTCGCCTTCGTACACATTCATATTGATATAGGAGGTGTCTTGAACCTGTCCATAGTATACAAGATTTCTCATATACTTGCAAATTTATTTTTTGACAAACGCTACCGCCATCCATTGTCTGAATAGTTTGCCTTCTACCATGTCTGGATCTTCGAAGTAGAGTGCTTTTGCCATCTTTACATAGATGTCTGCACTTGTACCCATGCTTGCCGACAAGTCGGAGTACAACATATTCATCGCGTAGTAGAAGTCGCACTTATGCTCGATGCCGTGCGCGAGAGCCAGTTTGTCGGTATCGTCTTTCGTCCAATGACCACCGACGGTGCCGTCCACGTTGTGCATCTTGCCGACAGCCATTTTCGCCGTATCTTCATCGAAGTGCATACCGTGGAGCAGGCAATGCAGTTTTGTGACCATTGCCCAATACGTTTCAGGACAATACTTCTTCAAATCTTCTGCCATCTCGCAGACAACGTGTTTTGCTTCTTTATACTTCTCTGGATGCTGTTCAAGCTTCTCCATGTACTTCTTTAATTCGTGCATTATGCGCCCTCCTCTGCCGTTCCTGCGGTCGTAGTAGGTGCAGGTATACCAACTATCGCACCGCAATTTTCAGCTCGCAGGAAGCCATTCCAGAGGACA
The nucleotide sequence above comes from Selenomonadales bacterium. Encoded proteins:
- a CDS encoding site-specific integrase, producing the protein MPSKIRKRGNSYLLTVTHEKKEYTKTVRVSTKKEAEKAWALFASEVIKDRLSARAEGDMTLDDFYAYWTKHYAEMNQAISSQGLNERIFQRISGALGHMKISKIRPRHILSFAKQLTKPDASNYGKPLSTAYIKKHMSNLRTMFSCAVQWGFIDNNPMDNIRSPKGVTKKKVLPTEAELAAFFSAADNATTKHKLWIALAFTLGLRREEIFGLQWGDIDFDRRSLTVNRVAVYVSGRGIFVKDAKTDNSYRTIPINNFVLNLLYAWRGEVIAAEQNVISINAPIRPVDFLFPKADGSVGHPHAINTFMSRFCKKNNIPTISPHDLRHMYGSYLIAGGVNIATISSLLGHSDKSFTLKTYIHELKSLESHTADIMDSTMSQMKNITGK